A single genomic interval of Oculatellaceae cyanobacterium harbors:
- a CDS encoding DUF2330 domain-containing protein: protein MKILKILKTLLIALIAVICFTPSAWAFCGFYVSKADTKLYNKASQVIIAHEGDRTILTMANDYQGNAKDFALVVPVPVVLQKEQVQVGDPKIIERLDAFSAPRLVEYFDSDPCNQRFYQSLPSAPAARLEGATRNQAASDSALGVTIESKFSVGEYDILVLSAKESNGLETWLNRNNYKIPQGANQLLKPYIRQNMKFFVA from the coding sequence ATGAAGATATTAAAAATATTGAAAACGCTGTTAATAGCTTTAATAGCTGTGATTTGTTTTACCCCTAGTGCTTGGGCTTTTTGTGGATTCTATGTATCGAAAGCTGATACAAAGCTTTACAACAAAGCTTCACAAGTGATTATTGCCCATGAGGGTGATCGCACTATCTTAACAATGGCAAACGACTATCAAGGAAATGCCAAAGATTTTGCCCTGGTTGTCCCAGTACCCGTAGTACTACAAAAAGAACAAGTTCAGGTTGGCGACCCGAAAATAATCGAACGCCTAGATGCCTTTAGCGCCCCACGACTGGTAGAATATTTCGACTCTGACCCCTGTAACCAAAGATTTTATCAATCTCTACCTAGTGCGCCAGCAGCACGACTTGAAGGAGCAACAAGAAATCAGGCTGCAAGTGATAGTGCTTTGGGTGTCACTATAGAATCAAAATTCTCCGTCGGAGAATATGACATCTTAGTTCTCAGTGCTAAGGAATCTAACGGTTTAGAAACATGGCTTAACCGCAATAACTACAAAATTCCTCAAGGTGCTAACCAACTTTTAAAGCCTTACATTCGGCAAAACATGAAATTCTTCGTTGCT